The proteins below come from a single Paracoccus sp. SCSIO 75233 genomic window:
- the dnaA gene encoding chromosomal replication initiator protein DnaA, translating to MNEFWAQASDILRERVGSNNHTAWIAPLELSAIESQEAQVAAPTRFISDWVQRHYADAIRDALVQAGAPVARLSFRVSAARKSAAAAARKGGAANDAGPVRADAARGADRGSEHDISAPLDSRFTFDNFVVGKPNELAHAAARRVAEGAAVTFNPLFLYGGVGLGKTHLMHAIASETRARRPESRVLYLSAEQFMYRFVQALRERTVMDFKEMFRTVELLMVDDVQFIAGKDSTQEEFFHTFNALVDQGKQIVISADRAPGEIKDLEDRIKSRLQCGLVVDLHPTDYELRLGIMQSKADSFRAQYSGLQIEPGVLEFLAHRITSNVRVLEGALQRLFAFASLVGRPIDMELTQDCLADILRSSDRKLSIEDIQRKVAEHYNIKLADLVGQRRVRTIARPRQVAMYLAKQMTTRSLPEIGRRFGGRDHTTIMHGVRKIEELCTEDHGLAEDVQLLRRALEA from the coding sequence ATGAACGAGTTTTGGGCGCAGGCGAGTGACATCCTTCGTGAACGGGTCGGGAGCAATAACCATACAGCTTGGATCGCACCGCTGGAGCTTTCTGCGATTGAATCGCAGGAAGCGCAGGTCGCTGCCCCGACCCGGTTCATTTCCGACTGGGTGCAGCGGCATTATGCCGATGCAATTCGCGATGCCCTGGTGCAGGCCGGTGCCCCTGTCGCACGGCTGAGCTTCCGCGTTTCTGCCGCCCGGAAATCCGCCGCCGCTGCTGCGCGCAAGGGCGGGGCTGCAAATGACGCCGGGCCCGTCCGCGCCGACGCCGCCCGTGGCGCAGATCGCGGCAGTGAACACGATATTTCCGCGCCGCTCGATTCGCGTTTCACCTTTGACAACTTCGTGGTCGGCAAGCCCAACGAGCTGGCCCATGCGGCTGCGCGTCGTGTCGCCGAAGGCGCGGCGGTCACCTTCAACCCGCTGTTCCTCTATGGCGGGGTCGGGCTGGGCAAGACCCATCTCATGCACGCGATTGCCTCGGAAACCCGTGCGCGTCGCCCGGAATCGCGGGTGCTGTATCTTTCTGCCGAGCAGTTCATGTACCGCTTCGTGCAGGCGCTGCGTGAGCGGACCGTGATGGATTTCAAGGAAATGTTCCGTACCGTCGAACTGCTGATGGTCGATGACGTCCAGTTCATCGCCGGAAAGGACTCGACGCAGGAGGAGTTTTTCCACACCTTCAACGCGCTTGTGGATCAGGGCAAGCAGATCGTTATCTCCGCCGACCGCGCACCGGGTGAGATCAAGGATCTGGAAGACAGGATCAAATCGCGGCTGCAATGTGGGCTGGTCGTCGATCTGCACCCGACCGATTACGAATTGCGCCTTGGCATCATGCAGTCGAAGGCCGATTCCTTCCGCGCGCAATATTCCGGCCTGCAAATTGAACCGGGCGTTCTGGAATTCCTTGCCCATCGTATCACCTCGAATGTGCGGGTGCTTGAGGGCGCGTTGCAGCGGCTGTTCGCCTTCGCTTCGCTGGTTGGCCGCCCGATTGACATGGAACTGACGCAGGATTGCCTCGCTGACATTCTGCGCTCCTCCGACCGGAAACTGTCCATCGAGGATATTCAGCGAAAGGTGGCAGAGCACTATAACATCAAGCTCGCCGATCTGGTCGGTCAGCGCCGCGTTCGTACCATTGCCCGTCCCCGTCAGGTGGCGATGTATCTGGCCAAGCAGATGACCACGCGCAGCCTTCCGGAAATCGGACGCCGCTTCGGTGGCCGCGATCACACCACGATCATGCATGGTGTGCGCAAGATCGAAGAACTCTGTACCGAAGATCACGGGCTGGCCGAGGACGTTCAACTTCTCCGTCGCGCTCTCGAGGCTTGA
- the dnaN gene encoding DNA polymerase III subunit beta: MKFSIERADLVKAVAQAQSVVERRHTIPILANVQIEATPDGVSFRATDLDTEVVDRAPAQVERPGATTVSAQMLNEISRKLPDGALVTIAVDGASERLNVQAGRSNFTLATLPTEDFPVMANSEYTANFAAPATVLRRLFDKSKFAISNEETRYYLNGVYMHIADAEDGKALRCVATDGHRLARIDAPLPDGAADMPGVIVPRKTVAELRKLLDDDEAQIAVSVSETKIRFATPNITLTSKVIDGTFPDYTRVIPTGNSRKMEVDANDFARAVDRVATVSSERSRAVKLALDMDRVILSVNAPDAGTADEELAVAYGDEALEIGFNAKYLQEIAAQIDRENAVFMFNGSGDAALIREGTDPSAVYVVMPMRV; this comes from the coding sequence ATGAAATTCTCGATTGAACGGGCCGATCTGGTCAAAGCCGTGGCACAGGCGCAATCGGTGGTCGAGCGCCGCCACACCATCCCCATCCTCGCCAATGTCCAGATCGAGGCAACGCCGGACGGCGTCAGCTTCCGTGCGACCGATCTGGATACGGAAGTGGTCGACCGCGCCCCGGCGCAGGTGGAGCGTCCGGGAGCGACGACTGTGTCCGCACAGATGCTGAACGAGATTTCGCGCAAATTGCCGGATGGCGCGCTGGTGACGATTGCGGTCGATGGCGCGAGCGAGCGGCTGAACGTGCAGGCCGGGCGCTCGAACTTCACGCTCGCCACTTTGCCGACCGAAGATTTCCCGGTGATGGCGAATTCCGAATACACGGCGAATTTTGCAGCCCCCGCGACTGTCCTGCGCCGCCTGTTCGACAAGTCGAAATTCGCGATCTCCAACGAGGAGACCCGTTATTATCTGAACGGCGTTTACATGCATATCGCCGACGCGGAGGACGGCAAGGCGCTGCGCTGTGTGGCAACGGATGGTCACCGGCTGGCGCGGATCGACGCGCCGCTGCCTGACGGTGCGGCGGATATGCCGGGCGTCATTGTGCCGCGGAAAACCGTGGCCGAATTGCGCAAGCTTCTGGATGATGACGAGGCGCAAATCGCTGTCTCGGTCAGTGAAACCAAGATCCGCTTCGCGACGCCGAATATCACGCTGACCTCGAAAGTGATCGACGGCACCTTCCCCGATTACACCCGCGTCATCCCGACCGGCAATTCGCGCAAGATGGAGGTGGATGCGAACGATTTCGCCCGCGCCGTCGACCGCGTGGCAACGGTGAGCAGCGAGCGTTCGCGGGCCGTCAAGCTGGCGCTTGATATGGATCGCGTGATCCTGTCGGTGAACGCGCCCGACGCCGGAACCGCTGACGAGGAACTGGCGGTTGCTTATGGAGACGAGGCGCTGGAGATCGGTTTCAACGCCAAATATCTTCAGGAAATCGCAGCCCAGATCGACCGTGAAAATGCCGTGTTCATGTTCAACGGCTCGGGCGATGCCGCGCTGATCCGCGAAGGCACCGACCCGTCGGCGGTCTACGTCGTCATGCCGATGCGCGTGTGA
- the gyrB gene encoding DNA topoisomerase (ATP-hydrolyzing) subunit B — MTDTAPQQADYGADSIKVLKGLEAVRKRPGMYIGDTDDGSGLHHMVYEVVDNGIDEALAGHADFVHVKIHADSSVSVRDNGRGIPVEMHKTEGVSAAEVIMTQLHAGGKFDQNSYKVSGGLHGVGVSVVNALSDWLELRIWRNGKEHVARFEKGETAEHLKVVGDAPGQKGTEVRFLASSKITDENGTFSNLEYSFKTLENRLRELAFLNSGVRIILEDERPAEPLKTELYYEGGVREFVKYIDRSKTPVMDQPIFIDGERNGIGVEVAMWWNDSYHETVLPFTNNIPQRDGGTHMAGFRGALTRVITKYAQETGIAKKEKVDFTGDDAREGLTCVLSVKVPDPKFSSQTKDKLVSSEVRPAVEGLVGEKLAEWFEENPAEAKQIVGKIIEAALAREAARKARELTRRKTAMDVASLPGKLADCQEKDPSLAELFIVEGDSAGGSAKQGRSRQNQAVLPLRGKILNVERARFDRMLSSDQIGTLITALGTGIGRDEFNLDKLRYHKIVIMTDADVDGAHIRTLLLTFFFRQMPELIEAGHLYIAEPPLYKVGRGRSEVYLKNEAALEDYLIQQGIDGATLRLGSGEDISGNDLMRVVEEARTARRVLRAYPTHYPPQITEQAAIAGALVQGRVDQDAAAVATDVATRLDMIAEEYERGWTGRPTQDGGIRLTRMLRGVEEARTLDGPMLRSAESRRLGEMTGQLQEIYAQPARLLRKDRELPIWGPLGLLSAIFLEGEKGLSLQRYKGLGEMNPEQLWETTLDPQARTMLQVRVEDLSDAEDIFTKLMGDLVEPRREFIQQNALSVENLDI, encoded by the coding sequence ATGACAGATACCGCTCCGCAGCAGGCTGATTACGGCGCAGATTCCATCAAGGTTCTCAAGGGGTTGGAGGCCGTGCGGAAACGGCCCGGCATGTATATCGGCGACACCGACGACGGCAGCGGTCTGCATCACATGGTCTATGAGGTGGTCGATAACGGCATTGATGAGGCTTTGGCCGGTCATGCCGACTTCGTCCATGTGAAAATCCACGCCGACAGCTCTGTCTCCGTGCGCGATAACGGGCGCGGGATTCCGGTCGAGATGCACAAGACGGAGGGCGTTTCGGCGGCGGAGGTCATCATGACCCAGCTTCACGCCGGCGGGAAGTTCGACCAGAACAGCTACAAGGTTTCGGGCGGCCTGCATGGTGTCGGCGTCTCGGTCGTGAACGCGCTCAGCGACTGGCTGGAACTGCGCATCTGGCGCAATGGCAAGGAACATGTCGCGCGGTTCGAAAAAGGTGAAACCGCCGAGCATCTGAAGGTGGTCGGCGACGCACCGGGTCAGAAGGGGACGGAGGTCCGTTTCCTCGCCTCCTCCAAGATCACCGATGAGAACGGGACGTTTTCCAATTTGGAATACAGTTTCAAAACGCTGGAAAACCGGCTGCGCGAATTGGCCTTCCTCAATTCCGGCGTGCGGATCATTCTGGAGGATGAGCGTCCGGCAGAGCCGCTGAAAACCGAACTCTATTATGAGGGCGGGGTTCGGGAATTCGTGAAATATATCGACCGCTCCAAAACCCCGGTCATGGATCAGCCGATTTTCATTGATGGCGAGCGGAACGGCATCGGGGTGGAGGTCGCGATGTGGTGGAACGACAGCTACCACGAAACGGTCCTGCCCTTTACCAACAATATCCCGCAGCGGGATGGCGGCACCCATATGGCCGGTTTCCGTGGCGCGCTGACGCGTGTGATCACGAAATATGCGCAAGAAACCGGGATCGCGAAGAAAGAGAAGGTGGATTTCACCGGCGACGACGCGCGTGAGGGGCTGACCTGTGTGCTGTCGGTGAAGGTGCCGGACCCGAAATTCTCGTCGCAGACCAAGGACAAGCTGGTCTCCTCCGAGGTTCGCCCCGCCGTTGAGGGGTTGGTGGGCGAAAAGCTGGCCGAATGGTTCGAGGAAAACCCCGCCGAGGCCAAGCAGATCGTCGGCAAGATCATCGAGGCCGCACTTGCCCGCGAGGCTGCGCGGAAGGCCCGTGAACTGACCCGTCGCAAGACCGCGATGGATGTGGCCAGCCTGCCGGGCAAGCTGGCGGATTGTCAGGAGAAAGATCCCTCTCTGGCAGAACTGTTCATCGTCGAGGGCGACTCCGCAGGCGGATCGGCCAAGCAGGGGCGTTCGCGCCAGAACCAGGCCGTGCTGCCGCTTCGCGGGAAAATCCTGAACGTGGAACGGGCGCGGTTCGACCGGATGCTGTCCTCCGACCAGATCGGGACGCTGATCACGGCGCTCGGTACCGGGATCGGGCGGGACGAATTCAATCTCGACAAGCTGCGCTACCACAAGATCGTCATCATGACCGATGCCGACGTGGATGGGGCGCATATCCGCACGCTGCTGCTGACCTTCTTCTTCCGTCAGATGCCGGAACTGATCGAGGCCGGGCATCTCTATATCGCTGAGCCGCCGCTCTATAAGGTCGGGCGCGGGCGGTCGGAGGTTTATCTGAAGAACGAGGCGGCACTTGAGGATTATCTGATCCAGCAGGGCATCGACGGGGCGACGCTGCGGCTGGGCTCGGGCGAGGATATCAGCGGCAACGACCTCATGCGCGTCGTCGAAGAGGCCCGGACCGCGCGGCGTGTCTTGCGCGCCTATCCGACCCACTACCCGCCCCAGATCACGGAGCAGGCGGCGATTGCCGGTGCCTTGGTGCAGGGCCGCGTCGATCAGGATGCGGCGGCAGTTGCAACCGATGTGGCAACCCGTCTGGATATGATTGCCGAGGAATATGAGCGCGGCTGGACCGGCCGCCCGACGCAGGATGGCGGTATCCGTCTGACCCGCATGCTGCGCGGCGTGGAAGAGGCGCGGACGCTCGACGGTCCCATGCTGCGCTCTGCGGAGTCGCGGCGTCTGGGTGAAATGACCGGCCAGCTGCAGGAAATCTATGCGCAACCGGCGCGGCTTCTGCGCAAGGATCGCGAGTTGCCCATCTGGGGCCCGCTTGGCCTGTTGTCGGCGATTTTCCTTGAAGGTGAGAAAGGGCTGTCGCTTCAGCGATACAAAGGTCTGGGCGAGATGAACCCGGAACAGCTTTGGGAAACCACGCTGGACCCGCAGGCCCGGACGATGCTTCAGGTCAGGGTTGAGGACCTGTCCGATGCGGAGGATATCTTCACCAAGCTGATGGGTGATCTGGTTGAACCGCGCCGGGAATTTATCCAGCAAAACGCCCTGAGCGTCGAAAACCTCGATATCTGA
- a CDS encoding outer membrane protein, which translates to MKKIDVCSLYLQGGIMKHTLRIIAVLSAVGTAPAVLAAPEGEYVDPLNNPLTVEDVGKPAFYGAYVGGVVGASCCGEDRVGIGQNLDPAQAAARTLWPKGGTYGLRAGFRAPVTSAGDVVVAVGGELSYDQTGIDDKIRINDYTAATDVKSVLALRSRAGVLNKAQDTWIYAIAGVARVKYDYEVTGNGDVGQIALKHEGVSSSGLIFGAGIEYMLNDNWSVTGEWEYQQFKNKLLKGSYGETTRATPQWHQIRVGVNYEF; encoded by the coding sequence TTGAAAAAAATTGATGTATGCAGCCTTTATTTGCAAGGAGGCATCATGAAACACACTCTCCGGATAATAGCTGTTCTGTCTGCCGTCGGCACTGCGCCCGCCGTGCTTGCAGCGCCCGAGGGCGAGTATGTCGATCCGCTGAACAATCCTCTGACCGTTGAGGACGTTGGAAAACCGGCATTCTACGGTGCCTATGTCGGTGGCGTGGTCGGAGCCTCTTGCTGCGGGGAAGACAGGGTCGGCATCGGCCAGAATCTCGATCCCGCTCAGGCGGCCGCGCGCACGCTCTGGCCCAAGGGCGGCACTTACGGGCTGCGGGCGGGTTTCCGCGCTCCGGTCACAAGTGCGGGTGATGTCGTGGTCGCCGTCGGGGGCGAACTGTCTTACGACCAGACAGGCATCGATGACAAAATCCGGATAAATGACTACACCGCCGCCACTGACGTCAAAAGTGTCCTTGCGCTGCGTTCGAGGGCCGGTGTGCTGAATAAAGCTCAAGACACCTGGATATATGCAATCGCAGGTGTCGCCCGGGTCAAATACGACTATGAAGTCACGGGCAATGGCGATGTCGGGCAAATTGCGCTGAAACATGAAGGTGTGTCTTCAAGCGGCCTCATTTTCGGCGCGGGTATCGAATATATGCTGAACGATAACTGGTCCGTGACCGGCGAATGGGAATACCAGCAGTTCAAGAACAAGCTTCTCAAGGGCTCTTATGGAGAGACCACGAGGGCGACGCCGCAATGGCATCAGATCCGGGTCGGTGTGAACTACGAGTTCTGA
- the recF gene encoding DNA replication/repair protein RecF, which translates to MSLSRLTLAQFRSWPRFDLSLDARPVALYGPNGSGKTNVLEAISMLSPGRGMRAAAPADQARQGVGAGWRIRAEIGGRLVETTAPPGARREVVLDDKPAPQVALGALMRVIWLTPAMDRLWTDAPEGRRRFLDRVTLSFQPDHAEAALTYDKAMRERNRLLRDQVTDPGWYRALEAQMAEAGAQMTQNRRAAIDAIMAAQDGGNGFPVARLRLMPGEGFADDPDVSNIATRLAEMRPRDLAAGRSLTGPHRADLGANWGADDMPAALSSTGEQKALLLSLILANARALSDQPLVLLLDEVAAHLDADRRAMLYDQIAQLSAQTLLTGTGAELFAEFGDRARRLAVSRADGASRFAEHAAETGSDRP; encoded by the coding sequence GTGAGCCTCAGCCGACTGACACTTGCCCAGTTCCGTTCCTGGCCGCGCTTCGATCTGAGCCTCGATGCGCGGCCGGTGGCGCTTTATGGGCCCAATGGCTCGGGCAAGACCAATGTGCTGGAGGCGATTTCGATGCTGTCGCCGGGCCGTGGCATGCGCGCTGCCGCACCTGCCGATCAGGCGCGGCAGGGTGTCGGTGCGGGGTGGCGCATCCGGGCAGAGATCGGCGGGCGGCTGGTGGAGACCACGGCGCCGCCGGGCGCGCGGCGCGAGGTTGTGCTGGATGATAAACCCGCCCCGCAGGTGGCGCTTGGCGCGCTGATGCGGGTGATCTGGCTGACCCCGGCGATGGACCGGCTTTGGACCGACGCGCCGGAGGGGCGGCGGCGGTTCCTGGACCGCGTGACGTTGAGCTTTCAGCCCGATCATGCAGAGGCGGCGCTGACCTATGACAAGGCGATGCGCGAACGCAACCGGCTGCTGCGCGATCAGGTCACCGATCCCGGCTGGTATCGCGCGCTTGAGGCGCAGATGGCCGAGGCCGGGGCGCAGATGACACAGAACCGGCGGGCGGCAATTGATGCGATCATGGCGGCGCAGGATGGCGGCAACGGCTTCCCGGTGGCAAGGCTGCGCCTGATGCCGGGGGAAGGGTTTGCCGACGATCCTGACGTGTCGAATATCGCGACCCGGCTGGCGGAGATGCGCCCGCGCGATCTCGCCGCCGGTCGCAGCCTGACTGGGCCGCACCGTGCCGATCTTGGCGCGAATTGGGGGGCGGATGATATGCCCGCGGCGCTTTCCTCGACGGGGGAGCAGAAAGCGCTGCTGCTGTCGCTGATACTGGCCAATGCGCGCGCGCTGTCGGATCAGCCGCTGGTGCTGCTGCTGGACGAGGTCGCGGCCCATCTGGATGCCGACCGCCGCGCGATGCTTTACGACCAGATCGCACAGCTATCGGCGCAGACGCTTCTGACCGGGACCGGGGCCGAGCTTTTTGCCGAATTTGGCGATCGTGCGCGCAGGCTGGCGGTCAGCCGCGCGGACGGGGCATCGCGGTTTGCCGAACACGCGGCGGAGACGGGCAGCGACAGGCCGTAA